A part of Bacillus rossius redtenbacheri isolate Brsri chromosome 1, Brsri_v3, whole genome shotgun sequence genomic DNA contains:
- the LOC134533815 gene encoding ribonuclease P/MRP protein subunit POP5 isoform X4 translates to MVRHKNRYVVFEVRPQGQSCEAVFLLKSYSMRTAILKKVEQLYGDFGVAALMTGFSAKYCNAHTGVAIVRARHGPHRLMASCLPLVTHVDKHLVTFRTLYTGATLHRVTN, encoded by the exons ATGGTTAGACATAAGAATAG ATACGTTGTCTTCGAGGTCCGCCCTCAGGGCCAGTCGTGCGAGGCAGTCTTCCTTCTGAAATCTTATTCAATGCGAACGGCGATACTGAAGAAAGTTGAGCAGCTGTATGGGGACTTTGGAGTGGCTGCCCTGATGACAGGCTTTTCAG CCAAGTACTGCAACGCGCACACCGGAGTGGCCATCGTGCGGGCTCGCCACGGCCCACACCGCCTGATGGCCAGCTGCCTGCCGCTCGTCACGCACGTGGACAAGCACCTCGTGACCTTCCGGACCCTCTACACCGGGGCCACGCTGCACAG
- the LOC134533815 gene encoding ribonuclease P/MRP protein subunit POP5 isoform X3 gives MHLCTCVLGNSKLRLFVKIRKRCGKRYVVFEVRPQGQSCEAVFLLKSYSMRTAILKKVEQLYGDFGVAALMTGFSAKYCNAHTGVAIVRARHGPHRLMASCLPLVTHVDKHLVTFRTLYTGATLHRVTN, from the exons ATGCATTTGTGTACATGTGTATTGGGTAATTCTAAACTAAGGCTGTTTGTAAAAATAAGAAAGCGTTGTGGTAAAAG ATACGTTGTCTTCGAGGTCCGCCCTCAGGGCCAGTCGTGCGAGGCAGTCTTCCTTCTGAAATCTTATTCAATGCGAACGGCGATACTGAAGAAAGTTGAGCAGCTGTATGGGGACTTTGGAGTGGCTGCCCTGATGACAGGCTTTTCAG CCAAGTACTGCAACGCGCACACCGGAGTGGCCATCGTGCGGGCTCGCCACGGCCCACACCGCCTGATGGCCAGCTGCCTGCCGCTCGTCACGCACGTGGACAAGCACCTCGTGACCTTCCGGACCCTCTACACCGGGGCCACGCTGCACAG